The region TCGCAGACATCGACCACCAGACGCATATCGTGCTCTACAAGGATAATGGTAATCCCCAAATCCATTTTGATATCTTCAATCCAAAAGGCCAGGTCCTGAGTCTCCTCCATGTTGAGACCCGAAGAAGGTTCATCCAGCAG is a window of Deltaproteobacteria bacterium DNA encoding:
- a CDS encoding ABC transporter ATP-binding protein, whose product is LLDEPSSGLNMEETQDLAFWIEDIKMDLGITIILVEHDMRLVVDVCDRVTALNYGQVLAYGRPTEVVKDPEVVKAYLGEEN